A genomic window from Quercus lobata isolate SW786 chromosome 10, ValleyOak3.0 Primary Assembly, whole genome shotgun sequence includes:
- the LOC115965483 gene encoding tropinone reductase-like 3, translated as MEGTKIAKRFEGKVAIVTASTQGIGFTIAERFGLEGASVVVSSRKQKNVDEAVEKLKSRGIEVLGVVCHVSNAQQRKNLIDKTIQKYGKIDVVVSNAATNPSVDSILQTQESVLDKLWDINVKSSILILKDAGPHMSKGSSVVIVSSIAGYHPPASMAMYGVTKTALLGLTKALAAEMAPNTRVNCVAPGFVPTHFASFITENDALRKEVEGRTMLNRLGTTQDMAAATAFLASDDASYITGETLVVAGGTPSRL; from the exons ATGGAGGGGACAAAGATTGCCAAGAGATTTGAAGGCAAGGTTGCCATTGTGACTGCTTCCACTCAGGGCATTGGCTTCACCATTGCTGAGAGGTTCGGCTTGGAAGGTGCCTCTGTTGTCGTCTCTTCTCGCAAACAG AAAAATGTAGATGAGGCGGTTGAAAAACTCAAATCACGAGGAATCGAGGTGTTGGGTGTTGTTTGTCATGTGTCAAATGCACAACAAAGGAAGAACCTTATAGACAAGACTATTCAG AAATATGGTAAAATAGATGTGGTCGTATCCAATGCTGCTACTAATCCATCTGTTGATAGCATTTTGCAAACTCAAGAATCTGTCCTGGATAAGCTGTGGGACATAAATGTCAAATCCTCCATACTTATCTTAAAG GATGCAGGTCCTCATATGTCCAAGGGTTCTTCTGTGGTCATTGTTTCCTCTATTGCTGGCTACCACCCACCAGCTTCCATGGCTATGTATGGGGTGACTAAGACAGCCCTTCTTGGACTTACCAAG GCACTTGCAGCTGAGATGGCTCCAAATACACGTGTGAACTGTGTTGCTCCCGGTTTTGTACCAACACACTTTGCCTCATTCATTACAGAAAATGATGCCCTT AGGAAGGAGGTCGAGGGGAGGACTATGCTTAACAGGCTTGGTACCACTCAAGACATGGCTGCTGCTACTGCCTTTTTGGCATCTGATGATGCTTCTTATATAACAGGAGAAACTCTGGTGGTGGCAGGAGGGACTCCTTCGAGACTCTAG
- the LOC115965515 gene encoding tropinone reductase-like 3, producing MDKSKFGKRYEGKVAIVTASTQGIGFSIAERLGLEGASVVVSSRKQNNVDEAVEKLKAQGIEVLGVVCHVSNKQQRKNLIDKTVQKYGKIDVVVSNAAANPSIDDILQTQESVLDKLWEINVKSSILILQDAAPHLQKGSSVVIISSFTAYQPPATMAMYGVTKTALLGLTKALAAEMAPNTRVNCVAPGFVPTSFAAFLTTNDAIRKEIEQRTLLNRLGTTQDMAAATAFLASDDASYITGEILVVAGGMPSRL from the exons ATGGACAAGTCGAAGTTTGGCAAGAGATACGAAGGCAAAGTGGCCATTGTCACAGCTTCGACTCAGGGCATCGGCTTCTCCATTGCCGAGCGTCTTGGCTTGGAAGGTGCCTCTGTCGTCGTCTCTTCTCGCAAACAG AACAATGTAGATGAGGCAGTTGAAAAACTCAAAGCTCAAGGAATCGAAGTGTTGGGTGTCGTTTGTCATGTGTCAAATAAACAACAAAGGAAGAACCTCATAGACAAGACTGTTCAG AAATATGGGAAAATAGATGTGGTTGTATCGAACGCAGCTGCTAATCCTTCAATTGATGACATTTTGCAAACTCAAGAATCTGTCCTGGATAAGCTATGGGAGATAAATGTCAAATCATCCATACTTATTTTACAG GATGCAGCTCCTCACTTGCAGAAGGGTTCTTCAGTGGTTATTATTTCCTCTTTTACCGCCTACCAACCACCAGCTACCATGGCTATGTATGGGGTGACTAAAACAGCCCTTCTTGGGCTTACAAAG GCCCTTGCAGCTGAAATGGCACCAAATACGCGCGTAAACTGTGTTGCTCCTGGTTTTGTACCAACAAGCTTTGCCGCATTCCTTACAACAAATGATGCTATT AGGAAGGAGATTGAGCAGAGGACTTTACTTAACAGGCTTGGTACCACACAAGACATGGCTGCTGCCACTGCATTTTTGGCATCTGATGATGCTTCTTATATAACAGGTGAAATTCTAGTGGTGGCGGGAGGGATGCCTTCTAGACTCTAG